TAGTAATTCTATATCTTTTCCACGTCTATCCGGTTCATTCTTGCCAAGGATTTTTCTCCACTCAGAAGACGTGTTAATTTTTTGCAAGAATTTGGTAAGATTGCCGTGATAGACGCAGTTTCGTATTTCTTGATTCGTCAACATAGTACCACCGGTATTAAGTCTCTCAAAAATATGATACATACTCGTGTCATCTAGGGGATCCGATTGTTGAACAATAAAAGCACGCAAAATAGCGCGTTTCAGTTTACGCTTGTCTTCATCTCGAAGATCCTCAAATGTCTTTTCATTGTATATACTTTCTTCGCTCAGTCCCGTAAGCCGAAATACTCGGCGAGATCCCTCTTGCTCAGGACCAAAAAATCCATCAAAATAATAAAAGATACTTTTTAGGCGTTGTTGCCCATCTATTACTAAATCTTTTTGACTGTTGCGCTCGCGATAAAAAAATACCGCAGGAACCGGCAAGCCTACCAAGAAAGATTCAATAAGTTTACTGGCCTGAGTCTGTTTCCAGACAAAACGTCTTTGAAAATCTGGAATTATAATCTCGTCTGCTTTCCAATTTTGGTAAAGTACCTCCAGGGGATAATCCGCAGGATAAGTTGATATTTGATAGTCTGGAGGCGCGCTTTCATTTTTTTCATCTTCTGAAGTGAGATCTTCCAAGTCTATATCTGTCGCATCCCGTGTCTCAGTTTCTAATGGGACCTGTACATCTATTTTATCGATAATTGACATCATTGCCTCACTTGTTTCGGGAAAACCCAACTATTGATTATACGAGAAATCCGACATTATGATATTCAAACCAACTTCTCACCGTCGAAAATCATCTTGTCCTTTTCGTAAATCGCGCCCGTCTCTTCATCCAACTTGTACTTCATCAACTGCCCCATAGACATATGGTTAAACACCTCTTTGGAATCGCCGTATTTTTCCAGCAATTTTTCAATTGGACCTTCAAACTCATAGGTTCGACGTTTG
The nucleotide sequence above comes from Gemmatimonadota bacterium. Encoded proteins:
- a CDS encoding DUF262 domain-containing protein, encoding MSIIDKIDVQVPLETETRDATDIDLEDLTSEDEKNESAPPDYQISTYPADYPLEVLYQNWKADEIIIPDFQRRFVWKQTQASKLIESFLVGLPVPAVFFYRERNSQKDLVIDGQQRLKSIFYYFDGFFGPEQEGSRRVFRLTGLSEESIYNEKTFEDLRDEDKRKLKRAILRAFIVQQSDPLDDTSMYHIFERLNTGGTMLTNQEIRNCVYHGNLTKFLQKINTSSEWRKILGKNEPDRRGKDIELLVRFFALRDLSAYNKPMKDFLSRFVKKNKNAPQEMLKEYQNLLDGTCKAIVKSLGEKPFHIRAGLNAAVFDAVTTAFSKHLDSIPEDINDRYKHLIGDDEFDYCTRSSTTDVDIVKRRFSQAEQFLFD